In Musa acuminata AAA Group cultivar baxijiao chromosome BXJ3-9, Cavendish_Baxijiao_AAA, whole genome shotgun sequence, a single genomic region encodes these proteins:
- the LOC135648629 gene encoding protein GOS9-like, translated as MNGAIKVGAWGGNGGSAFDMGPAYRIISVKIFSGDVVDAVDVTFTYYGKTETRHFGGSGGTPHEIVLQEGEYLVGMTGEFGNYHGVVVVGKLGFRTNKKSYGPFGNTGGTPFSLPIAAGKISGFFGRGGDFLDAIGVYLEP; from the exons ATG AACGGAGCGATCAAGGTGGGAGCATGGGGAGGGAACGGAGGGTCGGCCTTCGACATGGGACCTGCTTATCGTATCATCAGCGTCAAGATTTTTTCCGGAGACGTGGTCGACGCCGTGGACGTCACCTTCACCTACTACGGGAAGACGGAGACCCGACACTTCGGTGGCAGCGGTGGTACTCCCCACGAG ATTGTTCTGCAGGAGGGCGAGTATCTGGTGGGAATGACGGGAGAATTTGGTAACTACCATggagtggtggtggtggggaagcTTGGCTTCCGCACCAACAAGAAATCCTACGGACCTTTCGGCAACACGGGAGGGACTCCCTTCTCCCTTCCTATAGCAGCAGGCAAGATCTCTGGCTTCTTCGGCCGTGGCGGCGATTTTCTTGACGCCATTGGGGTCTACTTGGAGCCATAA